The window CAAGCAACCTTCTTAAATAACCGATTCGTCCATCCATCATGTCTGAGGGGCCTATGATATCAGCCCCTACTCTGGCTTGTGCCAGAGTCATTTTTCCTAAAATTTCAAGGGTTTCGTCATTTAAGATTTTCCCATCATCAACCAGTCCGTCGTGCCCATCTATACTGTAAGGGTCCATGGCTACGTCCGTCATTATACATGCCTCAGGAAATGTTTGCTTGATAGTGAAGAGAGCCTTGAGGTAAAAAGTATCTTCATTATGGCTTTCAGTTGCCCAGCGATCCTTTTTGTCTTCGGGGTATGCAGGGAAAATATCGAAAGTAGTAATACCTAATTTCAAGCAACTTTCAATTTCAATTAGCATTTGATCCAAGGAATACCTGAAAATACCCGGCATGGATTTTACTGGTACTTTTTGGTTGATTCCTTCAATTAAAAATAGTGGGAGAATAAAATCTTTGACAGATAGTCTAGTTTCTTCCACCAAGGCACGTATAGCAGGGGATTTTCTATTTCTTCTTGGCCTTCTTAACATGGCTTAATAAATTTTAGGGGTGCTGTTTTGATAATGTTAATTATGTATTATGTCGCAAAGCGTTTCTCAACTCATAAGTTCTCGAACAGTTTCAAGGTTGATTTCAGTGTAATCGTTGATGTACAACTGGCATGGTGGCAATTCTTCCTGCTTGTGCGAAGAAAGCACACCTACTACTTTCATTCCTGCATTGATTGCGGCGGTGACTCCTGAAAAAGAGTCCTCAAAAACCAAACAGTTTTCGGGATTTACATCTAGTAATTTTGCTGAGGTTAGGTAAACCTCAGGATCAGGTTTGTGGTTTTTAACATTTTCACTTGCCAAAATAGATTCCATTTTGGGTGCAAATTTAAGTGCTCCCATAATAAGGTCTAAATTCGCTCTAGGTGCAGAAGTGGCAACACCTGTTCTGAACCCATCATTTTTTAATGTTTCCAAAAAGGGGAGAAATTCCGGAAGGGTAATGATTTTGTCGGCATAAATTTCCCTAAAAAGCCCCTCTTTTTCGTTTTCCAGACTAATAAACTCCTCCCCAACTATTTCTCTTCCCAAGAAATGCTTAAAAATGTACTTGTTGCTTTTGCCGTACATGTGATTTTCGAATTCTTCTTCGGTAGGATTGAGCCCTCTTTTTCCAAAAAACACCTTAAAAGCTTCAGAGTGAAATGGGTTGGTGTGGCATATTACTCCATCCATATCAAAGATTACTGCTTGATTTTTCATTTTTAATTGGCAGGTTTTTCAAAATTTAAGATAGTATGTTCTATGATGTCACAGCAATCATGTAATTCTTCTTCAGTCATTACAAGTGGAGGGGCAAATCGAATAATATTTCCATGTGTAGGTTTTGCGAGCAAGCCATTTTCTTTAAGCCCTACGCAAATATCCCAGGCAGTAGTGCTTTCCGGTTTGTCATTAATGACAATTGCATTCAATAATCCCCGTCCTCTTACCAAACTTACTAGGTCTGTTTTTTTGATTAGGTTTTCCATCCTTTCTCTGAAAAGCGTACCTAATCGCCTGGCATTTTGAGCTAACTTTTCATCTTTTACTACTTCCAGCGCAGCAATAGCTACTCTAGCCCCCAAAGGATTGCCTCCGAAGGTAGAGCCATGCTGTCCGGGGTGAATAACCTCCATAATAGGGTTGTTGGCAAGGACGGCTGAAACAGGGAAAAAGCCTCCTGAAAGCGCTTTGCCTAAAATAAGTATATCGGGAGCTACATAACTTTCCTGCTTTTCACAATGCCCCGTGCAAGTACAGTCACCACATACAGCTAATAAAGAGCCGGTTCTTGCAATGCCGGTTTGTATTTCATCTGCCATTAAGAGAACATTGTGAGTTTCACACAGTTTTTTGGCCTCTTTTATATAGTCCTTGTCCGGAGTAATTACTCCGGCTTCTCCTTGAATGGGTTCTATCAAAAAACCAACGACATCAGGATTATTGACCAAGGCAGCATTAAGGGCAGTGAGGTCATTGTAAGGGATTTGAATAAAACCCGGGGTGTAGGGGCCGAAATTATTGCGAGCATCATCATCTGTAGAAAATGAGACGATGGTTGTGGTTCTTCCATGGAAGTTTTCACTTGCCACGATGATCTTTGCCTGATGAGGAGCAACTTCTTTTTTGTCATAGCCCCATTTCCTGGCAATCTTAATCGCTGTTTCCACTGCTTCAGCTCCGGTATTCATTGGGAGGACCTTATCGAAACCAAAATAGGAAGTAATGTATTCTTCATAAGGGCCTAAAATATCGTTAAAAAAAGCCCTGGAGGTAAGGGTTAGGTTGTTGGCTTGCTCAATCAGTGCATCCTTTATTTTAGGATGACAATGCCCCTGGTTAACGGCTGAGTAGGCGGAGAGGAAGTCATAATAACGTTTACCTTCTACATCCCAGAGGTAAACCCCTTCCCCTTTGCTTAAAACTACCGGTAATGGGTGATAGTTGTGTGCTCCAAATTTATTTTCTAATTGAATCGCTTCTTGACTTGTTTTGATATCCTTCATTCTGGATCTCTTTTTTAGGCGTTTTAAATAGGTGTTGGCTGCGTATTTGTCGCATTTTGACAAATATAACAAAAGGGTTTTGGAATCATGAATCAAAACCAAAAACTTGGAGTGCAGGGATTTATTAAATAATTATGGGGTACACTTTTGTTATTTAATGAAATCTTCCGATATTTGCAAACCCAATTGAAAAAAGTCAATCATTACTGGATACATATATCATGGCAAAAATTTGTGACATTACTGGAAAAAGGCCTCAGGTAGGAAATAACGTATCACACGCCAATAATAAAACGAAGCGTAGATTTTACCCTAACCTGCATAAGAAGAGCTTTTATATCCCTGAAGAAGACGCATGGATCACTTTAAAAGTGTCGTCCTCCGCTTTGAGAACGATAAATAAAAAAGGAATCAGCGCTGTGTTAAAAGAAGCGCAGAAAAAAGGAGAGATTATTATTAAATAAGACTTGCCTCACACCAATATTAAATTAACAGGAAATGGCTAAGAAAGGTAATAGAGTTCAGGTGATTTTAGAGTGCACTGAACATAAAACAAGTGGAATGCCCGGGACTTCTCGGTACATCACCACCAAGAACAGGAAAAACACCACAGAGAGGTTGGAACTTAAAAAATTCAACCCTATCTTGAAGAAAGTGACCGTTCATAAGGAAATAAAATAATCACACACCCCAAGGGTAAAACGATAATATTATGGCTAAGAAAGTAGTAGCAACACTGAAAAAAGAAGGTGGCGTCACTTATGCCAAAGTGATAAAGGCCGTTAGATCTGAGAAAACCGGAGCTTATACCTTCAAGGAAGAAATGGTGCCAAGCCAGATGGTTAAGGAAGTGCTTAAAAAATAAGGCTTCAAGGCTTACTAAGATTTTTACTATCCCTTTCGATTCCAATCGAAAGGGATTTTTGCGTATATTCGGCTCAGATATAAAAAATTATGGGAATATTTGATTTTTTTTCTAAAGAGAAAAAAGAAAGTTTAGACAAAGGACTGGAAAAATCCAGTGAAAACCTGTTTTCTAAGTTAGGAAAAGCCATCGTAGGTAAATCTAAGGTGGATGATGAAATCTTAGATGAGTTAGAAGAAATACTCATTACATCGGATGTAGGAGTAGATACTACGATTAAGATTATCCAACGAATCGAAGAAAGGGTTGCCAAAGACAAATACATAAGTACCGCTGAGCTTGACGTTTTGCTGAGAGAGGAAATCGCAGGCCTTTTGGAAGAAAACAATACCTTTGATATTGGAAGCTTCGACTTACCTACTGATAAAAAGCCTTATGTTATTATGGTTGTTGGTGTCAATGGGGTAGGCAAAACCACCACGATTGGTAAACTGGCACATCAATTTAAGCTGGCTGGAAAATCAGTAGTATTGGGTGCTGCAGATACTTTTAGGGCTGCAGCAGTCGATCAGCTCATTCTCTGGGGAGAGCGTGTGGACGTCCCTGTGATTTCTCATGGGATGAATACAGACCCTGCATCTGTTGCCTTTGATACTGTAAAGAAAGCAGTGGACATGGATGCTGATGTGGTAATTGTAGATACTGCAGGAAGGCTACATACCAAGGTAAACCTAATGAATGAATTGACCAAGATTAAAAGGGTGATGCAGAAATTTATCCCTGATGCTCCTCATGAAATCTTATTGGTCCTTGATGGGTCTACAGGTCAAAATGCTTTTATCCAAGCCAAAGAGTTCACCAGAGCCACTGAAATAAGTGCATTGGCCATTACCAAATTGGACGGTACAGCCAAGGGCGGTGTGGTGATAGGGATTTCAGATCAATTCAAAATCCCTGTAAAATACATAGGGGTTGGGGAAAAAATGACAGATTTACAGGTTTTTAATCGCAAGGAGTTTGTCGACTCGCTGTTTCGTAAAAAATAATTTTTAAGGAGAGTTATGGTTCTCCGATATGCGCTGTATGTTTGAACAAAGCTGTTTTGATTGAAAGCGGGAGTTAATATTGTTAGTGTTAAATTTAATTATTTTCTTCGAATAGCCTTGCGTTAACTATAGTCTAAGTAATAGATTCTAGTGCAAATGCTTGGCGGAGGGAATGTGTAAATTTGCCTTCAGGCAGGTAAGTGCAGTACGGTCAATTGATCGAATAATAGTACATTTATATTTCATTAATTTTAATCCCATGAATTCCATTTCTACAAGGTTGGTGCTACTTCTGTTAGCCCTTAATGTTTTCAATTCATTTCGAAGTAATGCGCAAGACCAGCGTCCCAATATCATTTTTATCCTTACTGATGACCAAAGATATGATGCGCTTGGTTATG of the Cyclobacterium marinum DSM 745 genome contains:
- a CDS encoding DUF4295 domain-containing protein, whose product is MAKKVVATLKKEGGVTYAKVIKAVRSEKTGAYTFKEEMVPSQMVKEVLKK
- the rpmG gene encoding 50S ribosomal protein L33 — protein: MAKKGNRVQVILECTEHKTSGMPGTSRYITTKNRKNTTERLELKKFNPILKKVTVHKEIK
- the hemB gene encoding porphobilinogen synthase; protein product: MLRRPRRNRKSPAIRALVEETRLSVKDFILPLFLIEGINQKVPVKSMPGIFRYSLDQMLIEIESCLKLGITTFDIFPAYPEDKKDRWATESHNEDTFYLKALFTIKQTFPEACIMTDVAMDPYSIDGHDGLVDDGKILNDETLEILGKMTLAQARVGADIIGPSDMMDGRIGYLRRLLDKNGFQDVSLMSYTAKYASAFYNPFRDALDSAPKAGDKKTYQMDPANSQEALIEGQLDFEEGADFLMVKPALAYLDIIKLLHDNYPLPIAAYNVSGEYAMIKASAANGWLDGERAMRESLLSIKRAGAKIILTYFAKEFALLKK
- the ftsY gene encoding signal recognition particle-docking protein FtsY gives rise to the protein MGIFDFFSKEKKESLDKGLEKSSENLFSKLGKAIVGKSKVDDEILDELEEILITSDVGVDTTIKIIQRIEERVAKDKYISTAELDVLLREEIAGLLEENNTFDIGSFDLPTDKKPYVIMVVGVNGVGKTTTIGKLAHQFKLAGKSVVLGAADTFRAAAVDQLILWGERVDVPVISHGMNTDPASVAFDTVKKAVDMDADVVIVDTAGRLHTKVNLMNELTKIKRVMQKFIPDAPHEILLVLDGSTGQNAFIQAKEFTRATEISALAITKLDGTAKGGVVIGISDQFKIPVKYIGVGEKMTDLQVFNRKEFVDSLFRKK
- the rocD gene encoding ornithine--oxo-acid transaminase gives rise to the protein MKDIKTSQEAIQLENKFGAHNYHPLPVVLSKGEGVYLWDVEGKRYYDFLSAYSAVNQGHCHPKIKDALIEQANNLTLTSRAFFNDILGPYEEYITSYFGFDKVLPMNTGAEAVETAIKIARKWGYDKKEVAPHQAKIIVASENFHGRTTTIVSFSTDDDARNNFGPYTPGFIQIPYNDLTALNAALVNNPDVVGFLIEPIQGEAGVITPDKDYIKEAKKLCETHNVLLMADEIQTGIARTGSLLAVCGDCTCTGHCEKQESYVAPDILILGKALSGGFFPVSAVLANNPIMEVIHPGQHGSTFGGNPLGARVAIAALEVVKDEKLAQNARRLGTLFRERMENLIKKTDLVSLVRGRGLLNAIVINDKPESTTAWDICVGLKENGLLAKPTHGNIIRFAPPLVMTEEELHDCCDIIEHTILNFEKPAN
- the rpmB gene encoding 50S ribosomal protein L28 yields the protein MAKICDITGKRPQVGNNVSHANNKTKRRFYPNLHKKSFYIPEEDAWITLKVSSSALRTINKKGISAVLKEAQKKGEIIIK
- a CDS encoding HAD family hydrolase, with protein sequence MKNQAVIFDMDGVICHTNPFHSEAFKVFFGKRGLNPTEEEFENHMYGKSNKYIFKHFLGREIVGEEFISLENEKEGLFREIYADKIITLPEFLPFLETLKNDGFRTGVATSAPRANLDLIMGALKFAPKMESILASENVKNHKPDPEVYLTSAKLLDVNPENCLVFEDSFSGVTAAINAGMKVVGVLSSHKQEELPPCQLYINDYTEINLETVRELMS